A portion of the Malania oleifera isolate guangnan ecotype guangnan chromosome 3, ASM2987363v1, whole genome shotgun sequence genome contains these proteins:
- the LOC131150293 gene encoding protein TIFY 4B-like isoform X2, with protein MSTGLTSSQSILNKPLNQLTDDDISQLTREDCRRFLKAKGMRRPSWNKAQAIQQVICLKSLLESSHISGAAACFHKVFVSPSENRPPASSNSADSVRELSADADVQISVAAEESVQYGGEDSPKPAPSGELAGDAPHADKKAISPRDTGLTNLYSGQMTIFYCGKVNVYDEVPVDKARAVMHFAASPNHLPQDDPSGTTTAPWSFPCHLQTANVKVDPLWTGSTGMLTDQMNRKILLQKYLEKRRDRYAGRLNLKSPNRSYRKLSRELSP; from the exons ATGAGTACCGGTTTAACGAGTAGCCAGTCCATTCTCAACAAGCCCCTCAACCAGCTCACTGACGATGACATTTCCCAGCTCACCCGTGAGGACTGTCGCAGATTCCTCAAAGCCAaag GTATGCGTCGTCCTTCCTGGAACAAAGCTCAGGCTATCCAACAAGTCATTTGCCTCAAGTCCTTGCTTGAATCCTCTCATATTTCCGGCGCCGCGGCCTGCTTCCATAAGGTCTTCGTTTCTCCATCCGAGAATCGTCCGCCG GCAAGTTCCAATTCAGCTGATTCAGTTAGGGAACTGAGCGCCGACGCCGACGTTCAGATCTCGGTAGCGGCAGAAGAATCCGTTCAGTACGGCGGAGAGGATTCCCCAAAACCTGCGCCTTCCGGAGAATTGGCTGGCGATGCTCCTCACGCAGATAAGAAGGCAATTTCTCCAAG AGATACTGGTCTCACAAATTTATACAGTGGACAAATGACAATTTTTTACTGTGGCAAAGTGAATGTCTATGATGAAGTGCCAGTTGATAAG GCACGGGCAGTCATGCACTTTGCAGCAAGTCCAAACCACTTGCCTCAGGATGATCCATCTGGCACAACAACTGCACCTTGGTCCTTTCCATGCCATTTACAGACTGCAAATGTCAAAGTTGACCCTTTGTGGACTGGTTCCACAGGGATGCTAACAG ATCAGATGAACAGAAAAATACTGTTGCAAAAGTATCTTGAAAAGCGAAGAGACAG ATATGCTGGCAGGTTGAATTTGAAGTCGCCAAATAGATCGTACAGAAAATTGAGCAGGGAACTCTCCCCTTGA
- the LOC131150292 gene encoding acireductone dioxygenase 1-like: MAVQPSLSVFLGLCSSYTQRLSAQPFISHPTSQRKQSRGASNPPMAIEAWFMEDNAEDPRLPHHRYPKEFVSLDHLADLGVLYWHLNPKNYENDEELKKIREARGYNYMDLLDLCPEKVENYEEKLKNFYTEHIHGDEEIRYCLEGSGYFDVRDKDDRWIRIWIKEGDLIILPAGIYHRFTLDSGDYVKLMRLFMGEPVWTAYNRPQEDHPARREYVKSFTEMPGVALEAH; this comes from the exons ATGGCAGTCCAGCCCTCCCTGTCTGTCTTTCTCGGCCTCTGTTCTTCTTATACACAGCGGCTCAGCGCACAGCCATTCATCTCTCACCCCACCTCACAACGGAAGCAAAGCAGGGGGGCATCAAACCCACCCATGGCGATCGAA GCATGGTTCATGGAAGATAACGCGGAGGACCCAAGGCTTCCCCATCACCGATACCCTAAAGAGTTCGTGTCGTTGGACCACCTcgctg ATCTGGGAGTCTTATACTGGCATTTGAACCCAAAGAACTACGAAAACGACGAGGAATTGAAGAAGATCAGGGAAGCCCGGGGATACAATTACATG GATTTGTTGGATTTATGCCCTGAAAAAGTGGAAAATTACGAAGAGAAGCTGAAGAACTTCTACACGGAGCACATACACGGGGATGAGGAAATACGGTACTGTTTGGAAGGGAGCGGGTACTTCGATGTCCGGGACAAGGACGACCGGTGGATCCGCATCTGGATCAAGGAGGGGGATCTCATCATTTTACCCGCCGGAATCTACCACCGGTTCACTCTAGACTCCGGTGACTACGTCAAG TTGATGAGGTTGTTCATGGGGGAGCCGGTGTGGACGGCGTACAATCGGCCGCAGGAGGATCACCCGGCGAGAAGGGAGTACGTGAAGAGTTTCACCGAGATGCCTGGAGTGGCGCTGGAAGCTCATTAA
- the LOC131150293 gene encoding protein TIFY 4B-like isoform X1: protein MSTGLTSSQSILNKPLNQLTDDDISQLTREDCRRFLKAKGMRRPSWNKAQAIQQVICLKSLLESSHISGAAACFHKVFVSPSENRPPASSNSADSVRELSADADVQISVAAEESVQYGGEDSPKPAPSGELAGDAPHADKKAISPRDTGLTNLYSGQMTIFYCGKVNVYDEVPVDKARAVMHFAASPNHLPQDDPSGTTTAPWSFPCHLQTANVKVDPLWTGSTGMLTEDQMNRKILLQKYLEKRRDRYAGRLNLKSPNRSYRKLSRELSP from the exons ATGAGTACCGGTTTAACGAGTAGCCAGTCCATTCTCAACAAGCCCCTCAACCAGCTCACTGACGATGACATTTCCCAGCTCACCCGTGAGGACTGTCGCAGATTCCTCAAAGCCAaag GTATGCGTCGTCCTTCCTGGAACAAAGCTCAGGCTATCCAACAAGTCATTTGCCTCAAGTCCTTGCTTGAATCCTCTCATATTTCCGGCGCCGCGGCCTGCTTCCATAAGGTCTTCGTTTCTCCATCCGAGAATCGTCCGCCG GCAAGTTCCAATTCAGCTGATTCAGTTAGGGAACTGAGCGCCGACGCCGACGTTCAGATCTCGGTAGCGGCAGAAGAATCCGTTCAGTACGGCGGAGAGGATTCCCCAAAACCTGCGCCTTCCGGAGAATTGGCTGGCGATGCTCCTCACGCAGATAAGAAGGCAATTTCTCCAAG AGATACTGGTCTCACAAATTTATACAGTGGACAAATGACAATTTTTTACTGTGGCAAAGTGAATGTCTATGATGAAGTGCCAGTTGATAAG GCACGGGCAGTCATGCACTTTGCAGCAAGTCCAAACCACTTGCCTCAGGATGATCCATCTGGCACAACAACTGCACCTTGGTCCTTTCCATGCCATTTACAGACTGCAAATGTCAAAGTTGACCCTTTGTGGACTGGTTCCACAGGGATGCTAACAG AAGATCAGATGAACAGAAAAATACTGTTGCAAAAGTATCTTGAAAAGCGAAGAGACAG ATATGCTGGCAGGTTGAATTTGAAGTCGCCAAATAGATCGTACAGAAAATTGAGCAGGGAACTCTCCCCTTGA